A stretch of Flavobacterium sp. N1994 DNA encodes these proteins:
- a CDS encoding UDP-glucuronic acid decarboxylase family protein yields MKRILITGAAGFLGSHLCDRFIAEGYFVIGMDNLITGDLKNIEHLFKDKNFEFYHHDVTKFVHVPGKLDYILHFASPASPIDYLKIPIQTLKVGSLGTHNLLGLARVKKARILIASTSEIYGDPLVHPQTEDYYGNVNTIGPRGVYDEAKRFQESITMAYHTFHGVETRIVRIFNTYGPRMRLNDGRVIPAFIGQALRGEDLTIFGDGSQTRSFCYVTDQVEGIFRLLHSDYSQPVNIGNPNEITIKDFADEIIKLTGTNQKVVYHPLPMNDPMQRQPDTTRAKNILGWEAKVSREEGMKLTYDYFKSLSSEELLKEEHKDFKGYIH; encoded by the coding sequence ATGAAAAGAATATTAATTACTGGCGCTGCTGGTTTTTTGGGGTCGCATCTTTGTGATCGTTTTATTGCAGAAGGATATTTTGTTATTGGGATGGACAACCTTATAACTGGAGATTTAAAGAATATTGAACATCTATTTAAAGATAAAAATTTTGAGTTTTACCATCATGATGTAACTAAGTTTGTTCATGTTCCGGGAAAATTGGATTATATTCTTCATTTTGCATCTCCTGCAAGTCCTATAGATTATCTTAAAATCCCTATTCAAACGCTGAAAGTTGGTTCATTAGGAACACACAATCTTCTAGGTTTAGCTCGAGTAAAAAAAGCAAGAATTCTTATAGCTTCTACGTCAGAAATTTATGGAGATCCTTTAGTTCATCCACAAACAGAAGATTATTATGGTAATGTAAATACCATTGGACCAAGAGGGGTTTATGACGAAGCCAAGCGTTTTCAGGAATCTATTACTATGGCGTATCATACTTTTCATGGTGTAGAAACAAGAATTGTTAGAATATTCAATACTTATGGACCAAGAATGAGACTCAATGATGGTCGTGTAATACCTGCATTTATTGGGCAAGCTCTAAGAGGAGAAGATTTGACCATTTTTGGAGATGGTAGTCAAACACGTTCATTTTGCTACGTAACAGATCAAGTAGAAGGAATTTTTAGACTACTTCATTCCGATTATTCGCAACCAGTAAATATTGGTAATCCAAATGAAATTACGATTAAAGATTTTGCGGATGAAATTATTAAACTGACTGGTACCAATCAAAAAGTAGTTTATCATCCGTTACCTATGAATGATCCTATGCAAAGGCAACCAGATACTACTCGTGCTAAAAATATTTTAGGATGGGAAGCTAAAGTTTCAAGAGAAGAAGGCATGAAATTAACCTACGATTATTTCAAATCGCTTTCATCTGAAGAACTTTTAAAAGAAGAACATAAAGACTTTAAAGGATATATCCACTAG